In the SAR324 cluster bacterium genome, one interval contains:
- a CDS encoding ABC transporter permease, whose protein sequence is MGNFLLRRLLLLIPVLWGVATLVFLLLHFIPGDPIDLMLGDSALGTDRETLRDQLGLNDPLIIQYIRYFGDLLQGDWGTSLFSKKPVFEEIMERVPATMELMFGAMVVTILVAMPLGLIAAVNKGTWIDQGAMIFSLLGVSIPNFWLGPMLILLFSIHFDLLPVNERGGLEHLILPALTLGTSLASILARITRSSVVETLQAEYIRTARSKGISELQILFRHALRNALIPIVTVIGLQVGVLLSGAIITEAIFDWPGLGNLLISAINSRNYPLVQGCVLFIAGSYVMVNLVIDLLYAYLDPRIRLS, encoded by the coding sequence TTGGGAAATTTCCTGCTGCGTCGACTCCTGCTATTGATTCCAGTTCTGTGGGGAGTCGCAACCCTCGTCTTTCTGCTTCTACATTTCATACCTGGGGATCCTATTGACTTGATGCTGGGGGATTCTGCCCTAGGTACTGATCGAGAAACTCTTAGAGACCAACTGGGCCTCAACGACCCCTTGATTATTCAGTACATTAGATACTTTGGTGACCTCTTACAGGGAGACTGGGGGACTTCTCTTTTTAGCAAGAAGCCAGTATTTGAGGAAATCATGGAACGCGTCCCAGCAACCATGGAACTGATGTTTGGTGCCATGGTCGTGACGATTCTTGTGGCAATGCCACTTGGACTGATTGCTGCGGTCAACAAAGGCACTTGGATCGATCAGGGAGCAATGATTTTCTCTTTGCTGGGTGTCTCCATTCCAAATTTTTGGCTTGGGCCAATGTTGATCCTGCTGTTCTCAATCCATTTCGACCTTTTACCAGTCAATGAGAGAGGTGGTTTGGAACATCTCATTCTTCCAGCATTGACCCTTGGAACTTCATTGGCTTCTATTCTGGCCCGGATCACTCGTTCTTCGGTAGTAGAAACTCTTCAGGCTGAATACATCCGTACCGCCAGATCAAAAGGGATTTCAGAATTACAGATTCTGTTTCGACATGCGCTCCGAAATGCCCTTATTCCAATCGTCACCGTGATTGGCCTACAAGTCGGGGTATTATTAAGCGGGGCAATTATCACCGAAGCTATCTTTGACTGGCCTGGTCTAGGCAACTTGTTGATCTCTGCAATCAACAGTAGAAACTATCCACTAGTTCAGGGTTGTGTGCTGTTCATTGCCGGAAGCTACGTCATGGTAAATCTAGTGATTGATTTACTATATGCTTATTTAGATCCTCGTATTCGCCTCTCATGA
- the leuD gene encoding 3-isopropylmalate dehydratase small subunit produces MQPFQTLTATAAKLDQVNVDTDQIIPKQFLKKTERTGFGIHLFHDWRFLDDAGQNLNPDFILNQSRYQGAQILVSGDNFGCGSSREHAPWALLDYGFQSIIAPSFADIFYNNCAKNGILLVALPEDSVQQLFTEIEENFGCELTVDLPTQKVQSPKELEFSFEIDPFVKHRLLNGLDDIGWTLQFQSEIENFEASYQKQAPWMFVH; encoded by the coding sequence ATGCAACCTTTTCAAACACTCACTGCGACAGCAGCTAAGTTGGATCAGGTCAATGTTGATACTGATCAAATCATTCCGAAGCAATTTTTGAAGAAAACTGAACGGACTGGCTTTGGAATTCACCTTTTCCATGACTGGCGCTTTCTTGACGATGCTGGGCAAAATCTAAATCCTGACTTCATCCTAAATCAGTCCCGTTATCAGGGTGCTCAAATCTTAGTTTCAGGAGACAACTTTGGCTGTGGCTCCAGCCGAGAGCATGCTCCTTGGGCTCTTCTCGATTATGGTTTCCAAAGCATTATTGCTCCGAGTTTTGCGGATATCTTCTATAATAACTGCGCTAAAAACGGTATTTTACTCGTAGCTCTGCCAGAGGATTCTGTACAGCAGCTTTTCACAGAAATTGAAGAAAATTTTGGCTGTGAACTGACAGTTGATCTACCCACCCAAAAAGTCCAGAGCCCAAAAGAATTGGAATTTAGTTTTGAAATCGATCCATTTGTCAAACATCGGCTACTAAACGGACTGGATGATATTGGATGGACATTACAATTCCAGTCAGAGATTGAGAATTTTGAGGCAAGTTACCAGAAACAAGCTCCCTGGATGTTTGTCCATTAA